In Cotesia glomerata isolate CgM1 linkage group LG3, MPM_Cglom_v2.3, whole genome shotgun sequence, one genomic interval encodes:
- the LOC123261233 gene encoding uncharacterized protein LOC123261233 — MNRIMGLSDNIGSTLALIVLTTWIFGSGVTCDEPETMSRPTRPKMMASSDELRKFLDVVRDYYTVSSKARYGKRGVIPAIIVHDRPHTRVIIDSLMKTLESVKNKHREREKVFKIERTAGTGHKRYHDNRVKQENKKNINIHTRVLFNSLLRRWLYHFKN; from the exons atgaatcgCATTATGGGGCTGAGTGATAACATTGGCTCAACGCTGGCGCTTATTGTTTTAACCACGTGGATTTTTGGGTCAGGAGTGACTTGCGATGAGCCTGAGACCATGTCTAGACCCACGAGGCCAAAAATGATGGCCAGTTCCGATGAACTGaggaaatttttagacgtTGTACGCGATTATTATACTGTCAGTAGTAAAgcaag GTATGGAAAAAGGGGAGTAATCCCGGCGATAATTGTTCACGATCGTCCCCACACACGTGTGATTATTGATTCACTGATGAAAACACTTGAAagtgttaaaaataaacatcgAGAGCGAGAAAAAGTATTTAAGATTGAAAGAACAGCCGGCACCGGGCACAAAAGATACCATGATAATCGTGTTAagcaagaaaataaaaaaaatataaatattcatacgagagtattatttaattcattattacgACGATGGttatatcattttaaaaattaa
- the LOC123260526 gene encoding uncharacterized protein LOC123260526: MSRFTIVLLIVFCGGTTALEECIGKCPLQTPINSSIIFLAHINCSKYCVCDHGRPIEMPCPANLHFSLEFNTCADPEQANCTDLTSTPITPQVTQDPENPPKMQSKKLYLNSRSGIRYNTYCANLLADCRDKPLTCLGDCPSNELPQIHLLAHEDCTKYCKCNDTVPWTKDCSEGLHFSLEDGMCLEPEEAQCDRVNGIISTPGPPNVSYKCASECPVYNNPDLIILVAHELCDKYCHCKNGIAEVKNCPLHLQFSLPHGTCVDPNQAQCFNNNDTVTPPTPEPSTPPTPKPTTPPTPEPTTPPTLEPTTPPTPKPTTPPTPEPTTPPTPKPTKPPTPPTPIPPEKPDNSGCIGTCPLNNNQAHTSQLPHINCTKFCKCDWGKPSVMLCPHTLHYNPIIEVCDYPKSAGCTGNQKDLPKIGFTRNYRKQNASTADCVKPCPLTNPQNKTVHVAHKDCTKFCKCSFGNAWVMDCPKDLYFNPKEQVCDFKFNVHCDESGPWVEEINGNDIDQSQTNNSILYKFKHLFGHYIKISYFCCF; the protein is encoded by the exons atgtcaCGATTTACTATCG ttttattaattgtattttgcGGCGGAACTACGGCCTTAGAAGAGTGTATCGGAAAATGTCCCCTCCAAACACCGATAAACagttcaataatatttttggcTCACATCAACTGTTCAAAATACTGCGTGTGCGATCACGGCCGACCCATTGAAATGCCTTGCCCAGCAAACTTGCATTTCTCGTTGGAATTCAACACCTGTGCAGACCCCGAGCAAGCTAATTGCACGGACCTAACATCAACTCCAATTACTCCTCAAGTGACTCAAGATCCGGAAAATCCTCCAAAAATgcagtcaaaaaaattgtatctcAATTCAAGATCGGGAATTCGCTATAACACCTATTGCGCAAACCTATTGGCCGACTGCCGTGACAAACCTCTAACTTGTCTCGGGGATTGTCCTAGCAATGAACTTCCTCAAATTCACCTGCTTGCTCATGAAGATTGTACCAAATATTGCAAATGCAACGACACAGTACCATGGACCAAAGATTGTTCAGAAGGCCTTCACTTTAGTCTTGAAGACGGAATGTGCTTAGAGCCAGAAGAGGCTCAATGTGACCGCGTTAACGGAATTATTTCAACGCCGGGGCCTCCTAATGTGTCTTATAAGTGTGCGAGTGAGTGTCCTGTTTATAATAATCcagatttaattattctagTGGCTCATGAACTTTGTGATAAATATTGCCATTGTAAAAATGGTATTGCTGAGGTTAAAAATTGTCCATTGCATTTGCAGTTCAGTTTACCGCATGGAACATGCGTTGATCCTAATCAAGCTcaatgttttaataataatgatactgTAACACCTCCAACACCTGAGCCTAGTACACCTCCAACACCTAAACCTACAACACCTCCAACACCTGAACCTACAACACCTCCAACACTTGAACCTACAACACCTCCAACACCTAAACCTACAACACCTCCAACACCTGAACCTACAACACCTCCAACACCTAAACCTACTAAACCTCCAACACCTCCAACACCAATTCCCCCAGAAAAACCAGATAATTCAGGTTGCATCGGTACATGccctttaaataataatcaagcGCATACATCTCAATTGCCGCATATTAATTGTACCAAATTTTGTAAGTGCGATTGGGGTAAACCTTCTGTTATGCTTTGTCCACACACTCTTCACTACAATCCAATTATTGAAGTTTGTGATTACCCCAAGTCAGCAGGATGCACGGGAAATCAAAAAGACCTTCCAAAAATTGGATTCACCAGAAATTACAGAAAACAAAATGCTTCTACAGCAGACTGCGTAAAACCATGCCCGTTAACGAATCCTCAAAATAAAACCGTGCACGTTGCTCACAAGGACTGCACCAAATTTTGCAAATGCTCTTTTGGAAACGCCTGGGTGATGGACTGCCCGAAAGATTTGTACTTCAACCCCAAAGAGCAGGTCTGCGACTTTAAATTCAACGTTCACTGCGACGAAAGTGGACCATGGGTAGAAGAAATTAATGGAAACGATATTGATCAATCGCAAACCAATAACTCAATTTTATACAAATTCAAACACTTGTTTGGTCattacat aaaaataagctatttttgttgcttttaa
- the LOC123260527 gene encoding uncharacterized protein LOC123260527 encodes MFKFLMIVSTTVLSIVLSHPFDACIGKCPQSKNPIETPILLAHQDCTKYCFCNDGCLTVKTCQRNFHFSMDDRICLSVELAKCNDRRNCLGTCPIVYNTVNVLLLPHYNSSKFCHCREWGVPTVETCPESLVFNIKYGQCQKPIPDCSHFEIGASTACSVGGGIPSTIPPIPPGDLNVPILIFPKDVQTSTSANSVSEDGTTVSVNENEVTTTISSTEASDSDSTTPVINNKDETTGSEEEPTTVAGKEAVTNEPNPEELKTITSNIDDAATTVSEIEVPDSENLVTDAPNDEDSTTLKSKIDVIVDNNPPIITEKVHVDNYLPSNVDDCIGQCPLENDIYSTKHLPHKDCEQYCKCDWGKPTVMRCSINLHFNRDLEVCDYPINANCSGIGAITTL; translated from the exons atgtttaaatttttga TGATAGTATCAACAACAGTATTAAGCATCGTATTATCCCATCCGTTCGACGCGTGCATCGGAAAATGTCCACAGTCAAAAAATCCAATTGAAACTCCGATTCTGCTGGCTCATCAAGATTGCACTAAGTATTGTTTTTGCAATGACGGATGTCTTACGGTTAAAACCTGCCAGAGAAATTTTCACTTCAGCATGGACGATCGCATATGTTTGTCAGTTGAATTAGCCAAGTGCAATGATCGTAGAAACTGCTTAGGAACGTGCCCGATTGTTTATAACACCGTCAATGTACTCCTTTTGCCGCATTATAACAGCAGTAAATTCTGTCATTGTCGTGAGTGGGGTGTACCGACTGTCGAAACCTGTCCAGAGTCTTTagtatttaacattaaatacgGTCAGTGCCAAAAACCTATTCCAGATTGCTCTCATTTTGAAATTGGAGCGTCTACAGCGTGCAGTGTAGGTGGTGGAATACCTTCAACAATACCTCCAATTCCGCCGGGTGATCTTAATGTTCCAATATTGATATTTCCCAAAGACGTGCAGACATCAACATCGGCTAATTCAGTCTCCGAAGATGGAACCACGGTTTCTGTTAATGAAAATGAAGTAACTACAACTATTTCTTCAACTGAAGCTTCTGACAGTGATTCAACGACTCCAGTGATAAATAACAAAGATGAAACTACGGGATCTGAAGAAGAACCGACAACTGTTGCCGGAAAGGAAGCAGTCACTAATGAACCAAATCCTGaagaattaaaaactattacaTCCAATATTGACGATGCAGCTACAACAGTGTCTGAAATTGAAGTACCGGATAGTGAAAATTTGGTTACTGATGCACCAAATGATGAAGATTCAACGACTTTGAAATCAAAAATAGATGTTATTGTTGATAACAACCCACCAATAATCACAGAGAAAGTACATGTCGATAATTACTTACCATCAAATGTTGACGATTGCATCGGACAGTGTCCACttgaaaatgatatttattctACAAAACACTTACCTCATAAAGACTGCGAGCAATATTGCAAATGCGACTGGGGTAAACCGACTGTTATGAGGTGTTCGATCAATCTACATTTCAACAGAGATCTTGAAGTTTGTGACTATCCCATCAACGCTAATTGCTCTGGGATAGGAGCAATCACTACtctttaa